A genomic region of Equus caballus isolate H_3958 breed thoroughbred chromosome 1, TB-T2T, whole genome shotgun sequence contains the following coding sequences:
- the HEXA gene encoding beta-hexosaminidase subunit alpha isoform X2, which yields MRKKQHTLEINSLVIHVATPGCDQLPSLESAENYTLTINDEQNFLFSETVWGALRGLETFSQLVWRSPEGTFFINKTEIEDFPRFPHRGLLLDTSRHYLPLSSILNTLDVMAYSKFNVFHWHMVDDPSFPYESFTFPELTRKGSYNPATHIYTAQDVKEVIEYARLRGIRVLVEFDTPGHTQSWGPGAPGLLTPCYSGSQPSGTFGPVNPILNSTYEFMSTFFLEVSSVFPDFYLHLGGDEVDFSCWKSNPDIQDFMKKKGFGNDFKKLESFYIQTLLDIVSAYGKGYVVWQEVFDNKVKVRPDTIIQVWREEAPVSYMKELELVTNASFRALLSAPWYLNHITYGPDWEKVYMVEPLAFDGTPEQKALVIGGEACMWGEYVDSTNLVPRLWPRAGAVAERLWSSKLVTNLDFASKRLADFRCELLRRGIQAQPLNVGYCEQEFEET from the exons AAAAACAGCATACATTGGAGATTAATTCGTTGGTTATCCATGTGGCCACTCCTGGGTGTGACCAACTTCCTTCTTTGGAGTCAGCAGAGAATT ACACTCTAACCATAAACGATGAGcagaatttcctcttctctgagaCTGTCTGGGGAGCTCTCCGAG GCCTGGAGACTTTCAGCCAGCTCGTATGGAGATCTCCTGAGGGCACG TTCTTTATCAACAAGACGGAGATTGAGGACTTTCCCCGCTTCCCTCACCGGGGCTTGTTGTTGGATACATCTCGCCACTACCTGCCACTGTCTAGCATCCTGAACACTCTG GATGTCATGGCATACAGTAAATTCAACGTTTTCCACTGGCATATGGTCGATGACCCTTCCTTCCCATATGAAAGCTTCACTTTTCCAGAGCTCACCAGAAAG GGGTCCTACAACCCTGCCACCCACATCTACACAGCACAGGATGTGAAGGAGGTGATTGAATATGCACGGCTTCGGGGTATCCGTGTGTTGGTAGAGTTTGACACTCCTGGCCACACTCAGTCCTGGGGACCAG GTGCCCCCGGATTGTTGACTCCTTGCTACTCTGGGTCTCAGCCCTCTGGCACCTTTGGACCAGTGAATCCCATTCTCAACAGTACCTATGAGTTCATGAGCACGTTCTTCTTGGAGGTCAGCTCTGTCTTCCCAGATTTTTATCTTCATCTTGGAGGAGATGAGGTTGATTTCTCCTGCTG GAAGTCGAACCCAGACATCCAGGACTTTATGAAGAAGAAGGGCTTTGGTAATGACTTCAAGAAGCTGGAATCCTTCTACATCCAGAc GCTGCTGGACATTGTCTCTGCCTATGGCAAGGGCTATGTGGTGTGGCAGGAGGTGTTTGATAATAAAGTAAAG GTTCGTCCAGACACAATCATCCAGGTATGGCGAGAAGAGGCACCAGTAAGCTATATGAAGGAGCTGGAACTGGTCACCAATGCCAGCTTCCGGGCCCTGCTCTCTGCCCCCTGGTACCTGAACCACATCACTTATGGCCCTGACTGGGAGAAGGTCTACATGGTGGAGCCTCTGGCATTTGACG GTACCCCTGAGCAGAAGGCTCTGGTGATTGGTGGAGAGGCCTGTATGTGGGGGGAGTATGTGGACAGCACAAACCTGGTCCCCAGGCTCTG gcccagagcaggggcTGTTGCCGAGAGGCTGTGGAGCAGCAAGTTGGTGACAAATCTGGACTTTGCCTCTAAACGTTTGGCAGACTTCCGCTGTGAGCTGCTGAG GCGAGGCATCCAGGCCCAGCCCCTCAATGTAGGCTACTGTGAACAGGAGTTTGAAGAGACCTGA
- the HEXA gene encoding beta-hexosaminidase subunit alpha isoform X3, with the protein MSRISSSLRLSGELSEDVMAYSKFNVFHWHMVDDPSFPYESFTFPELTRKGSYNPATHIYTAQDVKEVIEYARLRGIRVLVEFDTPGHTQSWGPGAPGLLTPCYSGSQPSGTFGPVNPILNSTYEFMSTFFLEVSSVFPDFYLHLGGDEVDFSCWKSNPDIQDFMKKKGFGNDFKKLESFYIQTLLDIVSAYGKGYVVWQEVFDNKVKVRPDTIIQVWREEAPVSYMKELELVTNASFRALLSAPWYLNHITYGPDWEKVYMVEPLAFDGTPEQKALVIGGEACMWGEYVDSTNLVPRLWPRAGAVAERLWSSKLVTNLDFASKRLADFRCELLRRGIQAQPLNVGYCEQEFEET; encoded by the exons ATGAGcagaatttcctcttctctgagaCTGTCTGGGGAGCTCTCCGAG GATGTCATGGCATACAGTAAATTCAACGTTTTCCACTGGCATATGGTCGATGACCCTTCCTTCCCATATGAAAGCTTCACTTTTCCAGAGCTCACCAGAAAG GGGTCCTACAACCCTGCCACCCACATCTACACAGCACAGGATGTGAAGGAGGTGATTGAATATGCACGGCTTCGGGGTATCCGTGTGTTGGTAGAGTTTGACACTCCTGGCCACACTCAGTCCTGGGGACCAG GTGCCCCCGGATTGTTGACTCCTTGCTACTCTGGGTCTCAGCCCTCTGGCACCTTTGGACCAGTGAATCCCATTCTCAACAGTACCTATGAGTTCATGAGCACGTTCTTCTTGGAGGTCAGCTCTGTCTTCCCAGATTTTTATCTTCATCTTGGAGGAGATGAGGTTGATTTCTCCTGCTG GAAGTCGAACCCAGACATCCAGGACTTTATGAAGAAGAAGGGCTTTGGTAATGACTTCAAGAAGCTGGAATCCTTCTACATCCAGAc GCTGCTGGACATTGTCTCTGCCTATGGCAAGGGCTATGTGGTGTGGCAGGAGGTGTTTGATAATAAAGTAAAG GTTCGTCCAGACACAATCATCCAGGTATGGCGAGAAGAGGCACCAGTAAGCTATATGAAGGAGCTGGAACTGGTCACCAATGCCAGCTTCCGGGCCCTGCTCTCTGCCCCCTGGTACCTGAACCACATCACTTATGGCCCTGACTGGGAGAAGGTCTACATGGTGGAGCCTCTGGCATTTGACG GTACCCCTGAGCAGAAGGCTCTGGTGATTGGTGGAGAGGCCTGTATGTGGGGGGAGTATGTGGACAGCACAAACCTGGTCCCCAGGCTCTG gcccagagcaggggcTGTTGCCGAGAGGCTGTGGAGCAGCAAGTTGGTGACAAATCTGGACTTTGCCTCTAAACGTTTGGCAGACTTCCGCTGTGAGCTGCTGAG GCGAGGCATCCAGGCCCAGCCCCTCAATGTAGGCTACTGTGAACAGGAGTTTGAAGAGACCTGA
- the HEXA gene encoding beta-hexosaminidase subunit alpha isoform X4, protein MAYSKFNVFHWHMVDDPSFPYESFTFPELTRKGSYNPATHIYTAQDVKEVIEYARLRGIRVLVEFDTPGHTQSWGPGAPGLLTPCYSGSQPSGTFGPVNPILNSTYEFMSTFFLEVSSVFPDFYLHLGGDEVDFSCWKSNPDIQDFMKKKGFGNDFKKLESFYIQTLLDIVSAYGKGYVVWQEVFDNKVKVRPDTIIQVWREEAPVSYMKELELVTNASFRALLSAPWYLNHITYGPDWEKVYMVEPLAFDGTPEQKALVIGGEACMWGEYVDSTNLVPRLWPRAGAVAERLWSSKLVTNLDFASKRLADFRCELLRRGIQAQPLNVGYCEQEFEET, encoded by the exons ATGGCATACAGTAAATTCAACGTTTTCCACTGGCATATGGTCGATGACCCTTCCTTCCCATATGAAAGCTTCACTTTTCCAGAGCTCACCAGAAAG GGGTCCTACAACCCTGCCACCCACATCTACACAGCACAGGATGTGAAGGAGGTGATTGAATATGCACGGCTTCGGGGTATCCGTGTGTTGGTAGAGTTTGACACTCCTGGCCACACTCAGTCCTGGGGACCAG GTGCCCCCGGATTGTTGACTCCTTGCTACTCTGGGTCTCAGCCCTCTGGCACCTTTGGACCAGTGAATCCCATTCTCAACAGTACCTATGAGTTCATGAGCACGTTCTTCTTGGAGGTCAGCTCTGTCTTCCCAGATTTTTATCTTCATCTTGGAGGAGATGAGGTTGATTTCTCCTGCTG GAAGTCGAACCCAGACATCCAGGACTTTATGAAGAAGAAGGGCTTTGGTAATGACTTCAAGAAGCTGGAATCCTTCTACATCCAGAc GCTGCTGGACATTGTCTCTGCCTATGGCAAGGGCTATGTGGTGTGGCAGGAGGTGTTTGATAATAAAGTAAAG GTTCGTCCAGACACAATCATCCAGGTATGGCGAGAAGAGGCACCAGTAAGCTATATGAAGGAGCTGGAACTGGTCACCAATGCCAGCTTCCGGGCCCTGCTCTCTGCCCCCTGGTACCTGAACCACATCACTTATGGCCCTGACTGGGAGAAGGTCTACATGGTGGAGCCTCTGGCATTTGACG GTACCCCTGAGCAGAAGGCTCTGGTGATTGGTGGAGAGGCCTGTATGTGGGGGGAGTATGTGGACAGCACAAACCTGGTCCCCAGGCTCTG gcccagagcaggggcTGTTGCCGAGAGGCTGTGGAGCAGCAAGTTGGTGACAAATCTGGACTTTGCCTCTAAACGTTTGGCAGACTTCCGCTGTGAGCTGCTGAG GCGAGGCATCCAGGCCCAGCCCCTCAATGTAGGCTACTGTGAACAGGAGTTTGAAGAGACCTGA